The genomic region GATCGACGCCGACACCGCGCAGCTGATCGCCGAAGAATTGGGCCACACCGTCAAGCGCGTTGCCGCTTCCGACGTCGAGGAAGGCCTGTTCGACACCGTCGACGATTCCACCGACACCGAGACGCGCTCGCCGGTCGTGACCGTGATGGGTCACGTCGACCACGGCAAGACGTCGCTGCTCGACGCGCTGCGCCACGCCAACGTCGTCTCGGGCGAAGCCGGTGGCATCACCCAGCATATCGGCGCCTATCAGGTGCTGTCGCCCGAAAGCGGCAAGAAGATCACCTTCATCGACACGCCCGGTCACGCCGCGTTCACCGCGATGCGCGCCCGCGGCGCCAAGGTCACCGACATCGTCGTGCTGGTGGTCGCGGCCGATGACGGCGTGATGCCGCAGACGGTCGAAGCCATCAACCACGCCAAGGCGGCGCGGGTGCCGATCATCGTTGCCATCAACAAGATCGACAAGCCCGACGCCAAGCCCGAGCGCGTGCGCACCGAGCTGCTCCAGCACGAGGTGCAGGTGGAGTCCTTCGGCGGCGACGTCGTCGACGTCGAGGTGTCCGCCAAGAACAAGACCAATCTGGACAAGCTGCTCGAGATGATCGCGCTGCAGGCCGAAATCCTCGACCTGAAGACCAATTCGCACCGTCCGGCCGAAGGCACGGTGATCGAGGCCAAGCTCGATCGCGGCCGCGGTCCGGTCGCGACCGTGCTGGTGCAGCGCGGCACGCTTCGCGTCGGTGACATCATCGTCGCCGGTGCCGAAATGGGCCGCGTCCGCGCGCTGATCTCCGATCAGGGCGAAACCGTGCAGGAGGCCGGCCCCTCGGTACCGGTCGAGGTGCTCGGCTTCAACGGCCCGCCCGAGGCCGGCGATCGTCTCGCGGTGGTCGAGAACGAAGCCCGCGCCCGCCAGGTCACCAGCTACCGCGCGCACCAGAAGCGCGAGAACGCGGCAGCCTCGATCTCCGGCATGCGCGGCTCGCTCGAGCAGATGATGTCGCAATTGAAGACGGCGGGCCGCAAGGAATTCCCGCTGATCGTCAAGGCCGACGTGCAAGGCTCGCTGGAAGCCATCCTCGGCTCGCTGGAGAAGCTCGGCACCGACGAGGTCGCCGCTCGCATCCTGCATGCCGGCGTCGGCGGCATCTCGGAATCCGACGTGACGCTCGCGGAAGGCTTCAACGCCGCGATCATCGGCTTCTCGGTTCGTGCCAACAAGGAGGCCGCTGCGGCCGCCAAGCGCAACGGCATCGAGATCCGCTACTACAACATCATCTACGACCTCGTGGACGACGTGAAGAAGGCGATGAGCGGCCTGCTCGCGCCGACCTTGCGCGAAACCATGCTGGGCAATGCCGAGATCCTGGAGATCTTCAACATCTCCAAGGTCGGCAAGGTCGCCGGCTGCCGCGTCACCGACGGCACCGTGGAACGCGGCGCCAATGTGCGCCTGATCCGCGACAACGTCGTCGTGCACGAAGGCAAGCTGTCGACGCTGAAGCGCTTCAAGGACGAGGTGAAGGAAGTCCAGTCCGGCCAGGAATGCGGCATGGCCTTCGAGAACTACCACGACATGCGTGCCGGCGACGTGATCGAGTGTTATCGCGTGGAGACGATCCAGCGCTCCCTGTAAGTCCAAATCTTACCGAAGCGTTCGGATCTTTTTGAACTGAGATTGCGGGAGTGCGATGGCCGGATTTTTCCGGCCATCCACCCCTCTTCGTTTCAACAGGACAAATGACAATGCTCGTGTCGAAGGCACGGGCATGACGAGGTGATTTTCGAAAAATGCCACGCCATCATCAGAAGAAGAGTTCCGCGCCCGGCGGCTCGCAGCGTCAGCTGCGCGTCGGCGAGCAGGTTCGCCACGCGATGGCCGATATTCTGGCGCAAGGCAATGTGCATGATGCCGACCTCGAAGGTCACATCATCACCGTGCCGGAGGTGCGGATGTCGCCCGACCTGAAGCTCGCGACGGTCTACGTGATGCCGCTCGGTGGCCGCGACACCGAGATCGTGATCGCTGCGCTCGAACGCAACAAGAAGTTCCTGCGCGGCGAGGTCGCACGGCGCGTTAACCTGAAATTTGCACCTGACATTCGCTTCCGCGTCGACGAACGATTCGACGAAGCGGAACGGATCGACAAGCTTTTGCGAACGCCTGCGGTGCAGAAGGATTTGGAACAGGATCCGCATTCGGATCGGGAAGAAGAGCAATGACCATGGACCCGGCTCACGGCACGATCGGCGGCAACGACACCGATCAGCGCGACGTGCAGGACAACAATTTCGCGGAGAATTCGCAGCCGCAGCAGGAGCCGCGCCGCGTCAACAACGATCCGCGCGCCAAGCAGCAGAAGGGCAACCAGCCCCGCCGCGACCGCCGCGACGTCCATGGCTGGGTCGTGCTCGACAAGCCGATCGGCATGACCTCGACGCAGGCGGTCGCCGTGCTCAAGCGGCTGTTCAACGCCAAGCGCGCCGGACACGCCGGCACGCTCGATCCGCTCGCCTCCGGCGGGCTGCCGATCGCGCTCGGCGAGGCCACCAAGACCGTCCCCTTCGTGATGGACGGCCGCAAGCGCTACCGCTTCACGGTCTGCTGGGGCGAGGAGCGCGACACCGACGACATCGAGGGCCGGGTGACCGCGACCTCGGACCAGCGCCCGAGCCGGGAGGCGATCCTCGCCCTGCTGCCCCGCTTCACCGGGGTGATCGAGCAGATCCCGCCGCGCTATTCGGCGATCAAGGTCCAGGGTGAGCGCGCCTATGACCTCGCCCGTGACGGCGAGGTCGTGGAGCTGGCCCCCCGCCCGGTCGAGATTCACCATTTAACCCTTGTAGATCAACCAGATAACGACCACGCCGTGTTCGAGGCCGAATGCGGCAAGGGCACCTATGTCCGGGCGCTGGCCCGCGATATGGGCCGGATTCTCGGCACTTTCGGCCATATCTGCGCGCTGAGGCGGACCCTGGTCGGCCCATTTGGCGAAAACGACATGATTCCGCTGGATCAGCTGGAGGCTTTGTGCGATAGAGCCGCGTCCGGCGAGGGCAGCCTCGCCGACGCGCTTTTGCCCGTTGAGACCGCGCTGGACGACATCCCGGCACTGGCCGTCACTCGGGCTGATGCGGCAAGGCTCCATCGGGGCCAGGCCGTTTTGTTGCGCGGACGGGATGCGCCCACTTGTAGCGGCACAGTCTATGTCACGGTGGCAGGCCGTCTTTTGGCGCTTGCCGAAGTTGGCAATGGCGAAATCATCCCCAAGCGTGTGTTCAACCTGACCGGCCTGACTGCCAGCCCCGGTCGCAACGAGAGAAATTGACGATGTCGATTGCCGCAGAACGCAAAGCGGAAGTCATCAAGACGAATGCCACCAAGGCCGGCGACACCGGCTCGCCCGAGGTTCAGGTCGCGATCCTGTCGGAACGCATCAACAACCTCACCAACCATTTCAAGACCCACGTGAAGGACAACCATTCGCGTCGCGGCCTCTTGAAGCTGGTCTCGACCCGCCGCTCGCTCCTCGACTATCTCAAGAAGAAGGACGAGGCACGCTACAAGGCGCTGCTCGAGAAGCACAATATTCGTCGTTAAGAGTTCCTGCGCGCGCCACCGGCGCGCGTTTTCGCACGTGGTTTCGAACGAAAGCCCTTTCCTCAAAGGTTTTGATCGAAGCTGCGTGCGCGTCGGATGCGATCCGTCGACGATTTGCATCCGGGCATGAAGAGCGAAGACCGCGGTTCGGTGTTCGCATTCGTGCCGACTGACAGTCCAGCAGCAATCCGGCGGCTGGGCACAACGGGCAAGGCGCCCGTATGACCCGAAAGGATGGACGCCATCCGACATCCAAAAACCATGGCAGGATCGCAGGACGCTGATCATCCGCTCCGATCAGCGTCCCGCAATCTTGCGCATGGTTTTTGTTTTTCGAGAGCTGTCCCTTCTTTCGAAAACCCATGAAAGAAGACCTCTATGTTCAACAAGCATTCAGTCGAGATCGACTGGGGCGGACGCCCACTCAAGCTCGAAACCGGCAAGATCGCCCGCCAGGCCGACGGCGCCGTCGTCGCCACCTATGGCGAGACCGTGGTGCTCGCCACCGTCGTCGCGGCGAAGGCGCCGCGCGAAGGCGTCGACTTCCTGCCGCTGACCGTCGATTACCAGGAAAAGGCCTACGCTGCGGGCCGCATTCCCGGCGGCTATTTCAAGCGCGAGGGCCGTCCGACCGAGAAGGAGACGCTGGTCTCCCGCCTGATCGACCGTCCGATCCGCCCGCTATTCGTCGACGGCTGGCGCAACGAGACCCAGGTGATCGTCACCGTGCTGTCGCACGATATGGAGAACGATCCCGATGTCGTGGCGATGGTCGCGGCCTCCGCGGCGCTGACCCTGTCCGGCGTGCCGTTCAAGGGCCCGATCGGCGCCGCCCGCGTCGGCTTCGCCAATGACGAGTTCATTCTCAACCCGACGCTCGACGAGATGGTCGACACCCAGCTCGACCTCGTCGTCGCCGGCACTGCCGACGCCGTGCTGATGGTGGAATCGGAAGCCAAGGAGCTGAACGAAGACATCATGCTCGGCGCGGTGATGTTCGGTCACCGCCACTTCCAGCCGGTGATCAACGCGATCATCGAGCTCGCCGAGAAGGCTGCGAAAGAGCCGCGCGAAGTCACCGCGATCGACAATTCGGCGCTCGAGAAGGAAATGCTCGGCCTGATCGAGCAGGAGCTGCGCGCCGCCTACGCGATTCCGATCAAGCAGGAGCGTTATGCCGCCGTCGGCGTCGCCAAGGAAAAGGTGATGGCCCACTACTTCCCGGAAGGGCAGGAGCCGAAATACGACAAGCTCCGTGTCGCCGGCGTGTTCAAGGAGCTCGAGGCCAAGATCGTCCGCTGGAACATCCTCGACACCGGCAAGCGCATCGACGGCCGCGACGTCAAGACCGTGCGCAACATCGTCGCCGAAGTCGGCGTGCTGCCCCGCGCCCACGGCTCGGCGCTGTTCACCCGCGGCGAGACCCAGGCGATGGTCGTGACCACGCTCGGCACCGGCGAGGACGAGCAGTACATCGACGCGCTGTCGGGAACGTACAAGGAGACGTTCCTGCTGCACTACAACTTCCCGCCCTACTCGGTCGGCGAGACCGGCCGCCTCGGCGGCACCAAGCGCCGCGAGATCGGCCACGGCAAGCTGGCCTGGCGCGCGATCCATCCGGTGCTGCCGCCGCACCATGAATTCCCCTACACCACGCGCGTGGTGTCGGAGATCACCGAGTCGAACGGCTCGTCCTCGATGGCTTCGGTCTGCGGCGCCTCGCTGGCGCTAATGGATGCGGGCGTGCCGCTGAAGCGGCCGACCGCGGGCATCGCGATGGGCCTGATCCTCGAAGACAAGCGCTTTGCGGTTCTCTCCGACATCCTCGGCGACGAGGACCATCTCGGCGACATGGACTTCAAGGTCGCCGGCACGGAAGCGGGCATCACCTCGCTGCAGATGGACATCAAGATCGAGGGCATCACCGAAGAGATCATGAAGGTGGCGCTGGCTCAGGCCAAGGACGGCCGCATCCACATCCTCGGCGAGATGGCCAAGGCCCTCACCGCGGCCCGCGCCGAGCTCGGCGAATACGCGCCGCGCATCGAGACCTTCAAGATCGCCACCGACAAGATCCGCGAAGTGATCGGCACCGGCGGCAAGGTGATCCGCGAGATCGTCGAGAAGACCGGCGCCAAGGTCAACATCGAGGACGACGGCACCGTGAAGGTCGCCTCCAGCGACGGCGAGGCGATGAAGGCGGCGATCAAGTGGATCAAGTCGATCGCGTCCGATCCGGAAGTCGGCCAGATCTACGACGGCACCGTCGTCAAGGTGATGGAGTTCGGCGCGTTCGTGAACTTCTTCGGCTCCAAGGACGGCCTCGTCCACATCAGCCAGCTTGCGGCGAACCGCGTGCAGAAGACCTCCGACGTCGTCAAGGAAGGCGACAAGGTCAAGGTCAAGCTGCTCGGCTTCGACGATCGCGGCAAGACCCGCCTGTCGATGAAGGTGGTCGACCAGACCACCGGCGAGGACCTCGAGGGCAAGGACAAGGCCGAGGGCGAGAAGGCCCCGCGCGAAGCGGCCGGCGAGTAAGGCTTCTCGCGACAGTCTGGAAAAACGAAGGGCGGCCGAAAGGCCGCCCTTTTTGTTTGCGCCCGCTCCGGGCGATCTGCGCTCCCTCTCCCGCTTGCGGGAGAGGTTGGGGAGAGGGCTGCTTCGGCAACGAAGAACCCCCGAGAGGAGAGAGCCCTCTCCCGGTGCTGCGCACCGACCTCTCCCGCAAGCGGGAGAGGTTGCACCGAGCCCGAGGCGCGATCAGCTAGCTCAAGCCGCGATATCGTAGCGGTCGAGGTTCATCACCTTGGTCCAGGCCTTGGCGAAGTCCTTGACGAACTTCTCCTTGGAGTCCGAGGTCGCATAGACCTCGGCGAAGGCGCGGAGCTGCGAGTGCGCGCCGAAGATGAGATCGGCGCGGGTGCCGGTCCACTTCACCGCATTGGTCTTGCGGTCGCGAGCCTCATAGGTGCCGTCGGCAGCGGGCGTCCACTGCGCGCTCATGTCGAGCAGGTTGACGAAGAAGTCGTTGCTCAGCGTTCCCACCTTGGTGGTGAACACGCCGTGCTTCGAGCCGTTCGCGTTGGCGCCGAGCACACGCAGGCCGCCGACCAGCACGGTCATCTCGGGACCGGTGAGCTTGAGCAGCTGCGCGCGGTCGACGAGGGCTTCCTCCTGCTGCAGGAACTGCTGCCGCTTGCCGATGTAGTTGCGGAAACCATCGGCGCGCGGCTCCAGCGGCGCGAACGAAGCCGCATCTGTCTGCTCCTGCGAAGCATCCATGCGGCCCGGCGTGAAGCCGACCTTGACGTCGACGCCGGCATCCTTGGCGGCCTTCTCGACCGCGGCGGTGCCGCCGAGCACGATGAGATCCGCCAGCGAGACCTTCTTCGCGCCGGATGACGCGTTGAAGTCCTTCTGGATCGCTTCGAGCTTGCCGAGCACCTTGGCGAGCTGGGCCGGGTCGTTCACCTCCCAGTCCTTCTGCGGAGCAAGGCGGATGCGCGCGCCGTTGGCGCCGCCGCGCTTGTCCGAGCCGCGGAACGTCGAGGCCGACGCCCAGGCCGTCGAGACCAGCTCGGAGACCGACAGACCCGAAGCCAGGATCTTGCTCTTCAGCGAAGCGATGTCCTTCTCGCCGACCACCTCGTGGTTCAGGGCCGGAATCGGATCCTGCCAGATCAGCGTCTCCTTCGGCACCAGCGGGCCGAGATAGCGCTGGATCGGACCCATGTCGCGGTGGGTGAGCTTGAACCAGGCGCGGGCGAAGGCGTCCGCGAACTGATCGGGGTTCTCCAGGAAACGACGCGAGATCTTCTCATAGGCGGGATCGAAGCGCAGCGAGAGGTCCGTCGTCAGCATGGTCGGCCGATGCTTCTTCGACTTGTCGAAGGCGTCAGGAATGATCGCATCGGCGCCCTTCGCCACCCACTGGTTCGCACCGCCCGGGCTCTTGGTCAGCTCCCATTCGTACTTGAACAGGTTCTCGAAGAAGTTGTTGCTCCACTTCGTGGGGGTCTGCGTCCAGGTCACCTCGAGGCCGCTGGTGATGGAATCGCCCGCGAGGCCCGATGCGTGCTTGCTCTTCCAGCCGAGGCCCTGATCTTCCAGCGCGCCCGCTTCCGGCTCCGGGCCGACCAGCGACGGGTCGCCCGCGCCATGGGTCTTGCCGAAGGTGTGGCCGCCGGCGATGAGCGCGACGGTTTCCTCGTCGTTCATCGCCATGCGGAAGAAGGTCTCGCGGATGTCCTTGGCGGCGGCGACCGGGTCCGGCTTGCCGTTCGGGCCTTCCGGATTGACGTAGATGAGGCCCATCTGGACGGCGCCGAGCGGCTCGGCGAGCTGGCGTTCGCCGCTGTAGCGCTCATCGCCGAGCCAGGTACCTTCCGGACCCCAATAGAGCTCTTCCGGCTCCCAGACGTCGGCGCGGCCACCCGCAAAACCGAAGGTCTTGAAGCCCATCGATTCCAGCGCGACGTTGCCGGCGAGCACCATCAGATCGGCCCAGGAAATCTTGCGGCCATATTTCTGCTTGATCGGCCACAACAGACGGCGGGCCTTGTCGAGGTTGGCGTTGTCGGGCCAGCTGTTGAGCGGAGCGAAACGCTGCTGACCGGCGCCGGCGCCGCCGCGGCCGTCGGTGATGCGGTAGGTGCCCGCGCTGTGCCAGGCCATGCGGATCATCAGGCCGCCGTAGTGACCGAAGTCGGCCGGCCACCATTCCTGCGAGTCCGTCATCAGGGCCGTCAGGTCCTTGATGACCGCGTTCAGGTCGAGCGACTTGAACTCCTTGGCATAGTCGAATTCCTTGCCCATCGGATCGGACAGGTCGGAATTCTTGTGCAGCACCTCGATGTTGAGCTGCGTCGGCCACCAGTCGCGGTTTGTGCGCGTGGGTTTTCCGCCCGAAAACGGGCACTTCGAAGTGTCGTCCATGAATACCTCCTCTGGCGGCGTCGAACTCGCGCCCTTGACCAGGTAGAGCCACTCTAAGCGCCGCGTCCTATCAGGGGAAGTTGACTTTAGTGATCGCTGCGATAGGATTTTCTGATGATCAATCTGACGCTGCGCCAGCTCCGGTATTTCGATGCGCTGGCCCGTCACGGCCATTTCGGCCGCGCGGCCGAGTCCTGCTCGATCTCTCAGCCGGCCCTGTCGATGCAGATCAAGGAGCTGGAGGAGGCGCTGGGCGGCCTGCTGCTGGAGCGCAGCGCGCGGCAGGTCGCGCTGACCCGGTTCGGCGAGGAGCTGGCGCAACGGGTCCGCGACATCCTGCGCTCGGTCGACGAGCTCGGCGATTTTGCGCGCGCGTCGCAGGACCGCTTCGCCGGCCGCCTGCGCATCGGCATGATCCCGACCATCGCACCTTACCTGCTGCCCAAGATCACCAAGAATCTCACGCGCATGCATCCGGAGCTCGACATCCGCGTGCGCGAGACCATGACGCCGCGGCTGATCCAGGAACTGGTGGAGGGACGGCTCGACACCGCCATCGTGGCGCTGCCGGTGTCCGAGCCCTCGCTCACCGAGGTCGCGCTGTTCGAGGAGAAATTCTTGCTGGTGCGGCCGGGCGCCGATGAAGGCACACCGGTGCCGTCGCGCGAGATGATGCGCGAGATGCGACTTCTGCTGCTCGAGGAGGGGCACTGCTTCCGCGACCAGGCGCTGTCGTTCTGTAACATGCAATCGGCGCCGCCGCGCGAGATGCTGGATGCGAACTCGCTGTCGACGCTGGTGCAGATGGTCAGCGCCGGCATCGGCGTCACCCTGATTCCGGAAATGGCGGTGCCGGTGGAGACGCGCTCCGCCTCGGTCTCGCTGGCGCGCTTCCGCGACCCCGAGCCGTCGCGCACCATCGGCATGGTCTGGCGCAAGACCAGCCCGCTGGCGCGCCAGCTGCTGCAGATTTCCGAGGTGGTGTGCCTGTCGGCCGGCAAGGTGCGCGCGCGGCAATCCCTGCGCAGCCAGAAGGCTTGACCGGCGAATGTCGCATCCGGTCATCCGCCCCGCCGGTCCGGACGAGTACGACGAGATCGGCCGGGTCTGGATGGAGAGCTGGGTCTCGACAGGGCTCGCCGAAGCCAGCGACTTCCTGCTGGCGAACTTGCGTGCGCGCATCAGGCGCGAGATCGAGAACGGCTGGAGCCTGTTCGTCGCCGACGATTACGGCACGATCGCCGCGATGCTGGCGCTGCATCTGCCAAAGCTTTATCTGGACATGCTGTTCGTCGCGCCCGCCTATCAGGGCCAATCGCTGGGCCGGCAATTGCTCGCCTTCACGCGCACGCAAATGCCGGACGAGATGTATCTGCGCTGTTTGCGCGAGAACGAAAAGGCCTGGCGCTGGTACGAGCGCGAAGGCTTTGTGTTCGAGAAGGAAGAGATCGAGCCGTCGAACGGGTTCGTGATGAAGTATTACCGGTGGAAGCGGCAGCGACCGGCCGGATAGACGCCGTTTCCACGCTGCAGCTTGCGGTTGTCACGATACCCACTTAGTGTGACGGCCGATGACCTTCTGCTTCTGACATCCAGGAATCCATGGTTCGAATTGCTGTCGCGCTGATCGCGCTCCTGTCGCTTCTGCCTCCTGCCGCCGCGCAAGCTCCTCCCGCACCCACCGCGCCTCCTGCTCAGACTGCAACGCCGGCAAAGCCGGCGACCAAGAAGGCAGCAAAGCCGAAAGCACAGCCAGCCCAACCCGCGGAGCAGGCGGCCGCCGGTCCCTGCGGCATCGGCGTGATCGCGGCGACGCAGGATCCTTTCATCGTCGAAAAGATCGGCCTCACGGTGTTTGGCAACGAATATGCGGAAGTGCCGGTTTCCTGGGGCCTGGACGATCTCGTTTTCGCACGCGTGCGTGCGGCCGCTGGCGCCACGCCGCTCCGGCGAATCACCTACGCCAAAGGCGCGTTCGACGCCTACTATCACCCGAAGCCCAGCCTGTTTCGCAACGAGCGCGAAGAGCTGACGAACCTGGTCCGTCAGTTCGCGGGCAATGCTGGCTGCGAACGCTATGTCGTCGTCACGCGCGGCGAGGGTATGCTGCCGGGAACCAACCTGCCACTCAGAGGACTCGGCATCCTCAACCGCGGTATCGGCATCATCAGCCATTCGTTTCTTTACGTCTATCTCGGTGTCACCGTGTTCGACGGCCAGAGCTTCGAAATCAGGAAGGGGCCTGGTGTGACATTGGAAGCCGTCGTGAAGCGTATGGCCGACAGCTTTGGGCTAGACGAACATCTGCGCAAAGTGGACAATTCCTTGTTTCCAGTCGCGGCGGCCGATGCCGCCAGCAACACGACCCTGCGCGACAACATGCGCGATTTCCTGACGGAGCGGCTGGACAAGACCTTGCCGCCCTATTTCGCGCCGTGACGGTGCGACGATGAAATTGCTTGCTGCCGCATTGGTCTCATATGCACTGTTGTCGCCGACAGGTGGGCAAGTGCAGCCTGCGCCAAAGCGAAACCTGCCATCAGGAAACCTGCAACTGTCGCGCCGACCAAGCCTGTCGAAAGTGGCCCGTGCCAGATCGGTGTGATTCCGATCGCCGGAGACCTCTTCATGGTCGAAAAGTTCGGCCCCCTGAAGTTTCTCGACAAGTACACGCGCACCTCGGTCGCGGCGTGGGCGCTCGACGAGCTCGTCGTCTCCCGCGTTCGTGCCGCCGCGCCCGGCATTGCCGTCCGCAGGATTCCATATACGCCGAAGGAACTCAGGTCAGGCGGCCGTCGAGAACAGGATTCGCTCTTCGCAAGCTACCGCCAAGCCGCCGCGGTCGGGAGCTTCGTCCAATTTCTGGCACCACGGCTCCGCTGCGAACGCTACCTGGTCGTGCACCGCCACGGCGGAACTCAGCGGGAATACGGTATCGGCATCTCGCAATACCCGTATGGCGGACCCGTGCATCTCTTCGCCATGATGTTCATCCGGATCTATGACGGCCGGACCTTCGAGCTGATCAAGGAGGCGCCGGCCTTGATGACCGAGGACACCTATATCGAGCGTATGCGGCACAATTTTCTCGGCGGCCCCTCGATGCAGGTGGATATTGCCATGTTCCCCGAAAAGCCGACGGACGCAGTCAACAATGCGGTGCTGCGGGACGGGGTGCGAACGATGCTGATCAAGAGCCTCGACAAGACGCTTCCGACTCTGTTGCAACGTCCGACACCGCCTTCGCCGCGTTGACCAAGATATCGCTCGCCGAACGGCTCGTCCCTCTAGACGTAGTGCGTTGCGAATGCGCGGCAGACGCGCCATGAATGCGCGCTGTTCGCCTCCTGCCGATGAAAGGTCCGCGCCATGATCAAGCTCTATTGGTCGCCCCGCTCGCGCTCGTTCACGACGCTCTGGCTGATGGAGGAGAGCGGCCTGCCCTATGAGCGCGTGCTGACCGACATCTCGACCGGCGCGCAGAAGGCGCCGGACTTTCTGAAGGTCAATCCGATGGGCAAGGTGCCGGCGCTGACCGACGGTGAAGCCGCGCTCGGCGAAGCCGCCGCGATCTGCGCCTACATCGCGGACCGCTATCCCGAGACCAGGCTCGTGCCTGCTGTGACCGATCCACGCCGTGCGCGCTATCTGCAATGGCTGTTCTTCTCGCCGGGCTGCATCGAGCCCGCCATCATCCAGATCTTCACCAAGATCGAGATCCCGACCTCGACTGCGGCCTGGGGCAGCGCCGCGCAGGTGTTCGACGTGCTGGAAGCCGCGCTCGCCAAGGGTCCGTGGATTCTCGGCGAGGAATTTTCCGCCGCCGACATCGTGATCGGCTCGGGCCTGAATTTCGCTGTACGCCTGTTCAAGATGGTGCCGTCGCGCCCGGCGTTCGACGCCTATCTCGCGCGCTGCACGGCGCGGCCGGCGTTCCAGCGCGCGGAGAAGATCGCGGCGGGATAACACAATGCGAGGGGTGGCCGAGGAGCTGCAGTAGCCCGGATTTCGCTGCGCTCCATCCGGGCTACGAAGCTATTCCGACGCCTTCAAATCATCCGGCCGGGGCATCAGGATGGTGCTGTAGCCGGAATCCACATAATGGATCTCGCCGGTGACGCCGCCGGAGAGATCCGACAACAGATACAGCGCCGAGCCACCGAGTTCGTCGAGCGTGACGCCGCGGCGTAGCGGCGCGTGCTTCTGCATGAAGGCGAACATGGCGCGCGCCTCGCCGATGCCGGAGCCGGCCAGGGTGCGAATGGGGCCTGCGGAGATCGCGTTGACGCGGATGCCGCGCGGTCCGAAATCGGCGGCGAGATAGCGCACGGAGGCTTCCAGCGCCGCCTTGGCCACGCCCATGACGTTGTAATTCGGCATCGCGCGCTCCGAGGCGCCGAAGGTCAGCGTGACCATGCTGCCGCCTTCCGTCATCAGCTCGGCGGCGCGCTTTGCGACCTCCGTAAACGAGAAGCAGGAGATCACCATGGTGCGCGAAAAATTCTCGCGGCTGGTGTCGGCGTAGCGGCCCTTCAGCTCGTTCTTGTCGGCAAAGCCGATCGCGTGGATGACGAAGTCGAGCTTGCCCCACTTCTCGCGCAGCACCGCGAAGGCGGCATCGACGCTGGCGATATCCTCGACGTCGCAAGGCAGCACCAGATCGACGCCGAGCTGCTCCGCCAGCGGCTTGACGCGCTTGCCGAGCGCCTCGCCCTGGAAGGTGAAGGCAAGCTCGGCGCCATGGGCATGCAGCGTCCGCGCCATGCCCCAGGCGATGGAATGATCATTGGCGATGCCCATGATCAGACCGCGCTTGCCTTTCATCAAACCTTCCATTGCCGCCATCGCTCCTATTTTCGACGTCATCGCCCGCGCAGGCGGGCGATCCAGTATTCCAGAGACCGTCGTGATAAATAGAGAAGCCGCGGCGTACTGGATGCCCCGCCTTCGCGGGGCATGACAAGGTCAGAGATCACGCATCCAGCCGGCTGAACACCAGCGTGGCGTTGGTGCCGCCGAAGCCGAACGAGTTCGACAGCACGGTGCCGATCTTGGCGTTGTCGATGCGCTTGCGCACGATCGGCATGTCGGCGAACACGGGGTCGAGCTCCTGGATGTGCGCGCTCTCGCAGATGAAGCCGTTGTTCATCATCAGCAGCGAATAGATCGCTTCCTGCACGCCGGTGGCGCCCAGCGAGTGGCCGGTCAGCGCCTTGGTCGCCGAGATCGGCGGACACTTCTCGCCGACGCCGAACACTTTTCGGATTGCCTCGATCTCCGGCGGATCGCCAGCCGGCGTCGAGGTCGCGTGCGGGTTGATGTAGTCGACCTTGGTCTTCACGGTCGACATCGCCA from Bradyrhizobium sp. CB1015 harbors:
- the pnp gene encoding polyribonucleotide nucleotidyltransferase, which produces MFNKHSVEIDWGGRPLKLETGKIARQADGAVVATYGETVVLATVVAAKAPREGVDFLPLTVDYQEKAYAAGRIPGGYFKREGRPTEKETLVSRLIDRPIRPLFVDGWRNETQVIVTVLSHDMENDPDVVAMVAASAALTLSGVPFKGPIGAARVGFANDEFILNPTLDEMVDTQLDLVVAGTADAVLMVESEAKELNEDIMLGAVMFGHRHFQPVINAIIELAEKAAKEPREVTAIDNSALEKEMLGLIEQELRAAYAIPIKQERYAAVGVAKEKVMAHYFPEGQEPKYDKLRVAGVFKELEAKIVRWNILDTGKRIDGRDVKTVRNIVAEVGVLPRAHGSALFTRGETQAMVVTTLGTGEDEQYIDALSGTYKETFLLHYNFPPYSVGETGRLGGTKRREIGHGKLAWRAIHPVLPPHHEFPYTTRVVSEITESNGSSSMASVCGASLALMDAGVPLKRPTAGIAMGLILEDKRFAVLSDILGDEDHLGDMDFKVAGTEAGITSLQMDIKIEGITEEIMKVALAQAKDGRIHILGEMAKALTAARAELGEYAPRIETFKIATDKIREVIGTGGKVIREIVEKTGAKVNIEDDGTVKVASSDGEAMKAAIKWIKSIASDPEVGQIYDGTVVKVMEFGAFVNFFGSKDGLVHISQLAANRVQKTSDVVKEGDKVKVKLLGFDDRGKTRLSMKVVDQTTGEDLEGKDKAEGEKAPREAAGE
- a CDS encoding GNAT family N-acetyltransferase, yielding MSHPVIRPAGPDEYDEIGRVWMESWVSTGLAEASDFLLANLRARIRREIENGWSLFVADDYGTIAAMLALHLPKLYLDMLFVAPAYQGQSLGRQLLAFTRTQMPDEMYLRCLRENEKAWRWYEREGFVFEKEEIEPSNGFVMKYYRWKRQRPAG
- a CDS encoding hydrogen peroxide-inducible genes activator; this translates as MINLTLRQLRYFDALARHGHFGRAAESCSISQPALSMQIKELEEALGGLLLERSARQVALTRFGEELAQRVRDILRSVDELGDFARASQDRFAGRLRIGMIPTIAPYLLPKITKNLTRMHPELDIRVRETMTPRLIQELVEGRLDTAIVALPVSEPSLTEVALFEEKFLLVRPGADEGTPVPSREMMREMRLLLLEEGHCFRDQALSFCNMQSAPPREMLDANSLSTLVQMVSAGIGVTLIPEMAVPVETRSASVSLARFRDPEPSRTIGMVWRKTSPLARQLLQISEVVCLSAGKVRARQSLRSQKA
- the katG gene encoding catalase/peroxidase HPI, with the protein product MDDTSKCPFSGGKPTRTNRDWWPTQLNIEVLHKNSDLSDPMGKEFDYAKEFKSLDLNAVIKDLTALMTDSQEWWPADFGHYGGLMIRMAWHSAGTYRITDGRGGAGAGQQRFAPLNSWPDNANLDKARRLLWPIKQKYGRKISWADLMVLAGNVALESMGFKTFGFAGGRADVWEPEELYWGPEGTWLGDERYSGERQLAEPLGAVQMGLIYVNPEGPNGKPDPVAAAKDIRETFFRMAMNDEETVALIAGGHTFGKTHGAGDPSLVGPEPEAGALEDQGLGWKSKHASGLAGDSITSGLEVTWTQTPTKWSNNFFENLFKYEWELTKSPGGANQWVAKGADAIIPDAFDKSKKHRPTMLTTDLSLRFDPAYEKISRRFLENPDQFADAFARAWFKLTHRDMGPIQRYLGPLVPKETLIWQDPIPALNHEVVGEKDIASLKSKILASGLSVSELVSTAWASASTFRGSDKRGGANGARIRLAPQKDWEVNDPAQLAKVLGKLEAIQKDFNASSGAKKVSLADLIVLGGTAAVEKAAKDAGVDVKVGFTPGRMDASQEQTDAASFAPLEPRADGFRNYIGKRQQFLQQEEALVDRAQLLKLTGPEMTVLVGGLRVLGANANGSKHGVFTTKVGTLSNDFFVNLLDMSAQWTPAADGTYEARDRKTNAVKWTGTRADLIFGAHSQLRAFAEVYATSDSKEKFVKDFAKAWTKVMNLDRYDIAA